The Pogoniulus pusillus isolate bPogPus1 chromosome 30, bPogPus1.pri, whole genome shotgun sequence genomic interval TGATGGGGTGATGGGGTGATGGGCAATGGGGTGATATGTGATATGGTGATGGGCAATGGGGTGATGTGTGATGGGGTGATGGGCAATGGGGTGATCTGTGATGGGCAATGGGGTGATGTGTGATAGGGCAATGGGTGATGGGATGATGTGCAATGGGGTGATCTGTGATGGGCAATGGGGTGACGTGTGATAGGGCGATGGGTGATGGGATGATGTGTGATGGAGTGATGTGTGATAGGGCAATGGGTGATGGGCAATGGGGGTGATGTGTGATGGGtgacaagtccctctcctcctgtggGCACTGGGTTCACTCTCTGCCTTGTCCCCCAGGCGAGCCGGCGGCACCGATGCATTCCCCGCGCTACCCCAGCCCCGCCGAGCTGGATGCCTACGCACAGAAGGTGGCCaacagccctctgaccatcaaGATCTTCCCCACCAACATCAGggtcccccagcacaagcacctTAACCGGACGGTCAATGGCTACGACACCACGGGGCAGCGCTACAGCCCCTACCCCCTGCACGCTGGCGGCTACCAGGGTCTCTTGGCCATCGTCAAAGCCTCCAGCAAGAGCGTGGTGAAGAACTCGGAGGGGAAGCGGACTAAGCTGTCGCCTGCCCAAGTTGGCATCGCTCCTTACCCCGTGTCAAGCACTTTAGCTCAAGGTCCCTCCTGCGCTGGGCAGCTGAGCTACCACAGCAGCCAGAAGCAGCTGGAGGGTCCGGTGCCCCCCAACGTGACGGTGGCAGCCTCGGTGCTGCCGTTGGCGAGCAGGAGCTTGGCTCTGCCGCCGTCCAACCTGCCCTCCATCCAGAGCATCATCTACCAGATCAatcagcagtgccaggctcagGGTGCCCAGCCGGGCTGCCCAGCTGTCGTGGCTGCCAACCCCAGCCCGGCCAAGCACGGTGCTTTCCCTGGCACCACCGCCACCTACGCCGGCGCCGTGCTGCCGGAGTGCCGCAAGGGTGCTGAGCTGGCGCTGGGCTCCAACCCGGCCGCGGCCCTGGGACCCAAAGCGGCCATCTACCCCGAGGGCATGGACTACCTGGtttggcagcagaagcagcagcagcagcacctgcgaATGTACAGCGGGGGCAGCGGGGGGGCCCTCAGCAAGTCCCCCGAGACCTGCGCGGGTTCCTCACGTCCCTACGGGCTGGGTGGCACCGCCGGGGCCGAGAAGGTGAGCTCGTCCCCCTTGAACTGCATGCATGGCAACTTCTCGGTGGGACAATACTTTGCCCCTCCCTGGAACAGCATCTTGGTGACCCCCAACAGCGACTGTTACAACCCcccagagctgggggcagcagggcccCGTGAACTGGGGGTACCCCCCGGTGAGGGGCTGCCCAGTAAGACCCTCTGCAATACCTccatcctcagcagcagcctccagtcCTTGGAGTATCTCATCAACGACATCCACCCACCCTGCATCAAGGAGCAGATGCTGGGCAAGGGCTACGAGACCGTGTCTGTGCCAAGGCTCTTGGACCACCAGCACGCCCACATCCGCTTGCCCGTCTACAGATAAGGACCCAACCATGCTGCTTAGCCCAAAAACCCAGGGTGGGGACTTTGGCACGAGCCGTGCTCCCCCTCTCCGGCACCGCGCGGGTACCGGACCGTGGCAGCGagggtgaggggtggggggggatggggacagggatgggggacACGGGGTCTGCTGCCAAAAGGGCTCCCAGGACACTGGCATCGCCCCGCGGTCCCCGCCGCGCGCCGAGGAGGAAGGACCTCTTGTCTCTAGAGCTCAGAAACCATTTTATCTCCACGAATGTGAACAGGGAATCGCTACGAGTTGCTGCTATCCagggagaggaggctccagggtgccAGGCAGGATGGATACGGGGCAGAGCCCCGTGCCTCGGTGCCCCGGTGCCAGCCCGGGTGCCCGCAGGGAGCTGGCACCTGGCCTGTAGCTGAAGTCCGTAACTTGCACTGCTTTGATTAAAGCTAATAACTGGGATAACTGGGGACAGTCTGGAGGCTATTTAAGAGAAACACTTGAAAACTTGAACAGATTTGGGGTTgcttttttggtttgctttttctttttttttttttttcattcattttttctcttttttggggtttggttgtttggttttttagtTGCCTAGGCTGTACATCTGTGTGTTGGCTGCTACAgactctcctcctgcccctcctcctcctcttcattttcatcctcatcctcctccctctcttccttctcatTCTCATCTGCCTCCTAATtgcccttttcctcctttctccttctttcttctcgtccctctttctccttctcctcctcctccttgctcttcttctccttctcctccttgttcttctccttctcctccttgttcttctccttctctctcctctgtcctccttctccttctccctcttctgctcctcctcctccctctccttctccttgttcttccctctcctctgtcctacttctcctcctcctccttctcctccttgttcttctcctctctcctctgccctatttctcctcctccctctcattttcct includes:
- the FAM222A gene encoding protein FAM222A isoform X1, which codes for MGSGRGQVPSPHWHFSSLGRTQGGTAHHHSQTMLACLQRTQNPPAQHLPCPNKALEPRKCEPAAPMHSPRYPSPAELDAYAQKVANSPLTIKIFPTNIRVPQHKHLNRTVNGYDTTGQRYSPYPLHAGGYQGLLAIVKASSKSVVKNSEGKRTKLSPAQVGIAPYPVSSTLAQGPSCAGQLSYHSSQKQLEGPVPPNVTVAASVLPLASRSLALPPSNLPSIQSIIYQINQQCQAQGAQPGCPAVVAANPSPAKHGAFPGTTATYAGAVLPECRKGAELALGSNPAAALGPKAAIYPEGMDYLVWQQKQQQQHLRMYSGGSGGALSKSPETCAGSSRPYGLGGTAGAEKVSSSPLNCMHGNFSVGQYFAPPWNSILVTPNSDCYNPPELGAAGPRELGVPPGEGLPSKTLCNTSILSSSLQSLEYLINDIHPPCIKEQMLGKGYETVSVPRLLDHQHAHIRLPVYR
- the FAM222A gene encoding protein FAM222A isoform X2, which translates into the protein MLACLQRTQNPPAQHLPCPNKALEPRKCEPAAPMHSPRYPSPAELDAYAQKVANSPLTIKIFPTNIRVPQHKHLNRTVNGYDTTGQRYSPYPLHAGGYQGLLAIVKASSKSVVKNSEGKRTKLSPAQVGIAPYPVSSTLAQGPSCAGQLSYHSSQKQLEGPVPPNVTVAASVLPLASRSLALPPSNLPSIQSIIYQINQQCQAQGAQPGCPAVVAANPSPAKHGAFPGTTATYAGAVLPECRKGAELALGSNPAAALGPKAAIYPEGMDYLVWQQKQQQQHLRMYSGGSGGALSKSPETCAGSSRPYGLGGTAGAEKVSSSPLNCMHGNFSVGQYFAPPWNSILVTPNSDCYNPPELGAAGPRELGVPPGEGLPSKTLCNTSILSSSLQSLEYLINDIHPPCIKEQMLGKGYETVSVPRLLDHQHAHIRLPVYR